One Natrinema longum genomic window carries:
- a CDS encoding heavy metal translocating P-type ATPase, whose protein sequence is MSQDPRTTNASVPSPERAATSQDPAHGGSAADTETCDLCELPTPAEPITDADVDGSFCCRGCLEVSRTLERTDDAPEESALRSRLEGGDDGTGQPLDELEGEDAYLAVDGMHCSTCEAFLETTAEREDGVVGATASYATDTIRLVYDPDRLAADELPDVVSGYGYTAAQRSADGDDAGSADDSIGLLLGVFFGMMVMVWYVLFLYPTYFGFEPVADFGGYDGTFLAANIWLLTSIVLFYTGNSILRGAYVSLRAGQPNMDLLVAIAALGSYSFSVVATLLGNMHLYFDVTVAIVLVVTAGGYYERAVKRRATGLLSELTERQVDEARLENGETVPLETVDAGDRLLVRPGERVPLDGEIVEGTAAIDESLVTGESLPVGKEPGDFVRGGTVVTDAPIVLEVGEGAESTLDRLVSVLWSIQSARPGVQRLADKLATVFVPLVVALAVGTAAVLFATGSSVSRAVLVGLTVVIVSCPCALGLATPLAIAAGIQAAAERGIVVAAETIFEDAPAIETVVLDKTGTLTTGRMAVEAVHAADGDVDELLRRAGAVEALSEHPVADAVADAASDAETEDGPPIDAGAVDGFERAARGVSGLVDGQRVTVGHPDFLREQGLTVPESLEPRIDEARDAGHVPVVAGWDGRARGVIVVGDSPREELEDALETLSAGREVVVLTGDEGAAADSFRELAGVDEVFAGVPPEAKAETVDRLRVRGPVAMVGDGSNDAPALAAADVGIAMGSGTKLATDAADAVIVGDDLEAVAETFDIATATHRRIRQNLGWAFTYNAVAIPLAIAGLLNPLFAAVAMATSSALVVVNSARSI, encoded by the coding sequence ATGAGCCAGGATCCACGGACCACGAACGCCTCCGTTCCGTCTCCGGAACGGGCGGCTACAAGCCAGGATCCCGCACACGGCGGGAGCGCCGCCGATACCGAGACGTGCGACCTCTGTGAGCTTCCCACCCCCGCCGAGCCGATCACCGACGCCGACGTGGACGGCTCGTTCTGTTGTCGGGGCTGTCTCGAGGTCTCGCGTACGCTCGAGCGAACCGACGACGCGCCCGAGGAGTCGGCGCTGCGGTCGCGTCTGGAGGGGGGAGACGACGGGACCGGGCAACCCCTCGACGAACTCGAGGGCGAAGACGCCTATCTCGCGGTCGACGGCATGCACTGTTCGACCTGCGAGGCGTTCCTCGAGACGACCGCCGAACGCGAGGACGGCGTGGTCGGGGCGACCGCCAGCTACGCGACGGACACGATCCGGCTCGTCTACGATCCCGACCGACTCGCGGCCGATGAGCTTCCGGACGTCGTCTCCGGCTACGGCTACACCGCAGCCCAGCGATCGGCCGACGGCGACGACGCCGGCTCGGCCGACGATTCCATCGGCCTCCTGCTGGGTGTGTTCTTCGGGATGATGGTCATGGTGTGGTACGTCCTGTTTCTCTATCCGACCTACTTCGGCTTCGAGCCGGTCGCCGACTTCGGCGGCTACGACGGCACCTTCCTCGCGGCCAACATCTGGCTGCTGACCTCGATCGTCCTGTTTTATACCGGCAACTCGATCCTCCGTGGGGCGTACGTGAGCCTCCGCGCGGGACAACCGAACATGGACCTGCTCGTCGCGATCGCCGCGTTGGGATCGTACTCCTTCAGCGTCGTCGCGACGCTGCTTGGAAACATGCATCTCTACTTCGACGTGACCGTCGCGATCGTTCTCGTGGTCACCGCGGGCGGCTACTACGAACGCGCCGTCAAGCGCCGCGCGACCGGGTTGCTCTCGGAGTTGACCGAACGACAGGTCGACGAGGCCCGCCTCGAGAACGGCGAGACCGTCCCCCTCGAGACGGTCGACGCCGGCGACCGGCTCCTGGTGCGGCCCGGCGAACGGGTCCCCCTCGACGGCGAGATCGTCGAGGGGACTGCCGCGATCGACGAGTCGCTCGTGACCGGCGAATCCCTGCCAGTCGGGAAGGAGCCCGGCGATTTCGTCCGCGGCGGCACCGTCGTGACCGACGCCCCGATCGTCCTGGAAGTCGGCGAGGGGGCCGAGAGTACGCTCGACCGGCTCGTTTCCGTCCTCTGGTCGATCCAGAGCGCCCGGCCCGGCGTCCAGCGGCTCGCCGACAAGCTCGCGACGGTGTTCGTCCCGCTGGTCGTCGCTCTCGCTGTCGGGACGGCTGCCGTGTTGTTCGCGACCGGCTCGAGCGTCTCGAGGGCGGTGCTCGTCGGGCTGACGGTCGTGATCGTCTCCTGTCCCTGCGCGCTCGGGCTCGCGACGCCGCTTGCGATCGCCGCGGGCATTCAGGCTGCCGCCGAGCGGGGAATCGTCGTCGCCGCGGAGACGATTTTCGAGGACGCGCCGGCGATCGAGACCGTGGTTCTCGACAAGACGGGGACGCTCACGACCGGGCGAATGGCGGTCGAAGCCGTCCACGCTGCCGACGGGGACGTCGACGAACTGCTCCGACGCGCTGGTGCGGTCGAAGCCCTCTCCGAGCATCCGGTCGCGGACGCCGTGGCCGACGCCGCATCCGACGCCGAAACCGAGGACGGCCCTCCCATCGACGCGGGCGCAGTCGACGGGTTCGAGCGAGCGGCCCGCGGCGTCAGCGGGCTCGTCGACGGGCAGCGCGTCACCGTCGGCCACCCCGACTTCCTCCGCGAGCAGGGTCTCACCGTTCCCGAGTCCCTCGAGCCCCGGATCGACGAGGCCCGCGACGCCGGCCACGTCCCGGTCGTCGCCGGCTGGGACGGCCGAGCCCGCGGCGTCATCGTCGTCGGCGATTCCCCACGCGAGGAACTCGAGGATGCACTCGAGACGCTCTCTGCGGGCCGTGAGGTCGTCGTCCTCACCGGGGACGAGGGGGCGGCTGCCGATTCGTTCCGCGAACTGGCCGGCGTCGACGAGGTCTTCGCCGGCGTCCCACCGGAAGCGAAAGCCGAGACCGTCGACCGGCTGCGTGTCCGCGGACCCGTCGCGATGGTCGGGGACGGGAGCAACGACGCGCCCGCACTGGCCGCTGCCGACGTCGGCATCGCGATGGGGAGCGGGACGAAGCTCGCGACCGATGCGGCCGACGCGGTGATCGTCGGCGACGACCTCGAGGCGGTCGCCGAGACGTTCGACATCGCGACGGCCACCCACCGGCGAATTCGCCAGAACCTCGGCTGGGCGTTTACGTACAACGCGGTCGCGATCCCTCTCGCGATCGCGGGCCTGCTGAACCCGCTGTTCGCCGCCGTCGCGATGGCGACGAGCAGCGCGCTCGTCGTCGTGAACTCGGCGCGATCGATCTGA
- a CDS encoding sulfite exporter TauE/SafE family protein yields MIPVPLTVAPKSPSFALEAASGSGVALENADLLVLVVVGLFAGAHCLGMCGPLVTTYADRIGAASEKRREDTLSGYEVRQHALFNLGRTASYAAIGGLFGLLGAVTVASTEAVAAVGDSVRGATGILVGIAIIVSGLYYLRGQTAVPGHGLPVVGSLFARLSGLLSSRIDRLATSPGIVALGAVHGFMPCPIIYPAYLYAFALGSPTRGALSLAALGVGTIPTLFVYGTALTSIETETRLRLHRGLGAAFLLLGYIPLSHGLMLYGIHLPHLPLPFAQPF; encoded by the coding sequence ATGATTCCAGTACCACTCACAGTGGCTCCGAAGTCACCGTCGTTCGCACTCGAGGCCGCTTCGGGGTCCGGCGTAGCCCTCGAGAACGCGGATCTGCTCGTCCTCGTCGTCGTGGGACTGTTCGCCGGCGCACACTGTCTGGGGATGTGTGGCCCGCTGGTAACGACGTACGCCGATCGGATCGGAGCCGCGAGCGAGAAGCGCCGCGAGGACACGCTCTCCGGCTACGAGGTCCGCCAGCACGCACTGTTCAACCTCGGACGGACGGCAAGCTACGCCGCGATCGGCGGCCTGTTCGGCCTCCTGGGCGCGGTCACGGTCGCCTCGACCGAAGCTGTCGCCGCAGTCGGCGACAGCGTCAGGGGCGCAACGGGGATTCTCGTCGGGATCGCGATCATCGTCAGCGGCCTCTACTACCTGCGGGGCCAAACGGCCGTTCCCGGCCACGGACTCCCCGTCGTCGGCTCGCTGTTCGCCCGGCTTTCGGGGCTGCTCTCGAGCCGGATCGATCGGCTCGCGACCTCGCCGGGGATCGTCGCGCTCGGCGCGGTCCACGGGTTCATGCCGTGTCCGATCATCTACCCCGCCTACCTCTACGCGTTCGCATTGGGATCGCCGACTCGCGGGGCGCTCTCGCTGGCCGCGCTCGGAGTCGGGACGATCCCGACGCTGTTCGTCTACGGGACCGCCCTGACGTCGATCGAGACGGAGACGCGACTGCGCCTCCATCGTGGACTCGGCGCAGCGTTCCTCCTCCTTGGCTACATTCCCCTCTCGCACGGACTGATGCTGTATGGAATCCACCTGCCACACCTGCCGCTGCCGTTCGCCCAACCGTTTTAA
- a CDS encoding CDGSH iron-sulfur domain-containing protein, with protein MTRLVELEETGPRKLDPSDLDDENGDIAVCQCGLSESFPFCDGSHRQTRDEDDGTTYIYEDGDRRVVERIVTAEGDAA; from the coding sequence ATGACTCGACTGGTCGAACTCGAGGAGACGGGACCACGCAAACTCGATCCATCGGACCTCGACGACGAGAACGGCGACATCGCGGTCTGTCAGTGCGGGCTCTCGGAGTCGTTTCCGTTCTGCGATGGGAGCCACCGGCAGACGCGCGACGAGGACGACGGGACGACCTACATCTACGAGGACGGCGACCGTCGGGTCGTCGAGCGGATCGTGACGGCCGAGGGCGACGCCGCGTAG
- a CDS encoding b(o/a)3-type cytochrome-c oxidase subunit 1, with the protein MRNAYVDQFPSEARVIKAAFWSSFLALAIGGSLGLLQALHRTDFLRIMDSADYYTVLTAHGVLLAITFTIFFLVGIFTWAVTSSLDRGVVDIRFTWSWYAMMVVGTVLVGLSILGGVVDAIPMNADVLFTFYSPLQAHPAFYIGLVLFVVGSWLAGVDWFRTWWAWRKENSSERIPLPTFMALTTTLFWYLSTLGVAVSILVFLLPWSLGIVDSVNPLLTRTLFWYFGHAVVYFWLMPAYMMWYIMLPKLSGGKLFSDPLARVVFVLFLLLSTPVGIHHQYLDPGIAEGYKFIAMTNTMFLLLPSLLTAFTVVASMEHGARQRGGEGYLGWLKALPWRDPVFTGMALAGLMFAAAGFSGMINAGMNINYLVHNTWWVVGHFHLTVGTAVALTFMAAAYWFIPQVTGKELWNRSVALGQVLLWFIGMTFMSNAMHRSGLFGVPRRTAEPQYQNFSFEPAAGSMGEINAQVALGAVLLTVSLALFLLNMVMTSFNDSNGSIPANTYAGTLSGPEDSPAILDNLKLWTAIAVVLVIIGYTLPLASIVDTGGLFGPGIDGFQLTIGTDPALVLESVSEVLP; encoded by the coding sequence ATGCGTAACGCCTACGTCGACCAGTTCCCGTCCGAAGCGAGAGTGATCAAGGCGGCCTTCTGGAGTTCCTTCCTCGCGCTCGCGATCGGGGGTTCGCTCGGTCTCCTGCAGGCGCTACACCGGACCGACTTCCTCCGCATTATGGACTCGGCCGACTACTACACGGTCCTCACCGCCCACGGCGTGTTGCTGGCGATCACCTTCACGATCTTCTTCCTCGTGGGGATCTTCACCTGGGCGGTGACCTCCAGCCTCGATCGGGGTGTCGTCGACATCCGATTCACCTGGAGTTGGTACGCGATGATGGTCGTCGGGACGGTGTTGGTCGGGCTCTCGATCCTCGGCGGGGTCGTCGACGCGATCCCGATGAACGCCGACGTGCTCTTTACGTTCTACTCGCCGCTACAGGCCCATCCAGCCTTTTATATCGGTCTGGTGCTGTTCGTCGTCGGCTCGTGGCTCGCCGGGGTGGACTGGTTCCGGACGTGGTGGGCCTGGCGGAAGGAAAACTCCAGCGAGCGGATCCCACTGCCGACGTTCATGGCGCTGACGACGACGCTGTTCTGGTATCTCTCGACGCTCGGCGTGGCGGTCTCGATCCTCGTCTTCCTGCTGCCGTGGTCGCTGGGGATCGTCGACTCCGTCAACCCGCTGTTGACCAGAACGCTGTTCTGGTACTTCGGTCACGCCGTCGTCTACTTCTGGCTGATGCCGGCGTACATGATGTGGTACATCATGCTGCCGAAGCTCTCCGGCGGGAAACTGTTCAGCGATCCGCTCGCACGGGTCGTCTTCGTCCTCTTCCTGTTGCTGTCGACGCCGGTGGGCATCCACCACCAGTACTTGGACCCCGGCATCGCGGAAGGGTACAAGTTCATCGCGATGACGAACACGATGTTCCTGCTGTTGCCCAGCCTGCTCACCGCCTTTACCGTCGTCGCCAGCATGGAACACGGCGCACGCCAGCGTGGCGGCGAGGGCTACCTCGGCTGGTTGAAGGCCCTGCCGTGGCGTGACCCGGTGTTCACTGGGATGGCACTTGCGGGCCTGATGTTCGCCGCAGCCGGCTTCTCCGGGATGATCAACGCCGGAATGAACATCAACTACCTCGTCCACAACACGTGGTGGGTCGTCGGTCACTTCCACCTCACCGTCGGTACCGCCGTCGCGCTGACCTTCATGGCAGCGGCCTACTGGTTCATCCCACAGGTCACCGGCAAGGAGCTGTGGAACCGCTCGGTCGCGCTGGGACAGGTCCTGCTCTGGTTCATCGGCATGACGTTCATGTCCAACGCGATGCACCGCTCCGGGCTGTTCGGCGTGCCCCGTCGGACCGCGGAACCCCAGTACCAGAACTTCTCGTTCGAGCCCGCAGCCGGCAGCATGGGCGAGATCAACGCTCAGGTCGCCCTCGGTGCAGTCCTGTTGACCGTGTCGCTGGCCCTGTTCCTCCTGAACATGGTCATGACCTCGTTCAACGACAGCAACGGTTCGATTCCCGCGAACACCTACGCTGGCACGCTCTCGGGTCCCGAGGATTCGCCGGCCATCCTCGACAACCTCAAGCTCTGGACGGCGATCGCCGTCGTCCTCGTGATCATCGGCTACACCCTCCCGCTAGCGAGCATCGTCGACACCGGCGGGCTGTTCGGTCCCGGCATCGACGGCTTCCAGCTCACCATCGGCACCGATCCCGCGCTCGTGCTCGAGTCCGTCAGTGAGGTGCTGCCGTAG
- a CDS encoding DUF7521 family protein, whose product MSLDAAGLPIAIALTVVKTLVLIVGGVITFFAYKAYRRTQQPALGYLALGFGLVTLGLVLAGMLYELFSMPLATGILLESLLVLAGFLVIARSLYIT is encoded by the coding sequence ATGTCGCTTGACGCCGCGGGACTGCCGATCGCGATCGCGCTTACGGTCGTCAAGACGCTTGTTCTCATCGTCGGCGGCGTCATCACGTTCTTCGCGTACAAAGCCTACCGGCGAACCCAGCAGCCGGCGCTTGGCTATCTCGCCCTTGGGTTCGGTCTGGTTACGTTGGGACTGGTACTGGCTGGCATGCTGTACGAACTGTTCTCCATGCCGCTGGCGACGGGTATTCTCCTCGAGAGTCTGCTGGTGCTCGCGGGCTTTCTCGTGATCGCGCGTTCGCTGTACATCACCTGA
- a CDS encoding cupredoxin domain-containing protein, translating into MNIHTYEKAWLAAAMVLIVGFIATITYGAVGPGIAMIDDEAGSIDPDNINDHERFGDPGVEHVGGNEYEVNVVAQAWLYTPDQIEVPENSEVTFYVTSRDVTHSFSVVGTNVNTMVIPGQVSEMTVQFDEPGEYGILCNEYCGEGHHTMEGLLTVVPEEEFDLTELSVDAPREVEAGNETTINATVSNGMQEDLETTVALDIGGQQYEEDVTVTGDGSETVEFPVDTTELGTGDHDWTVTADGYEDSGSLSVVEPTDDSDGGSDGGEGDA; encoded by the coding sequence ATGAACATACACACCTACGAAAAGGCCTGGCTGGCCGCAGCCATGGTATTGATCGTCGGGTTCATCGCGACGATCACGTACGGTGCGGTCGGTCCCGGGATCGCGATGATCGACGACGAGGCAGGGTCGATCGACCCCGACAATATCAACGACCACGAGCGATTCGGCGACCCCGGCGTCGAACACGTCGGCGGCAACGAATACGAAGTCAACGTCGTCGCCCAGGCGTGGCTGTACACGCCCGATCAAATCGAGGTTCCGGAAAACAGCGAAGTGACGTTTTACGTCACGAGTCGGGACGTGACACACAGTTTCTCCGTGGTCGGAACGAACGTCAACACGATGGTCATCCCTGGTCAGGTCTCGGAGATGACCGTCCAGTTCGACGAACCGGGCGAGTACGGCATCCTCTGTAACGAATACTGTGGCGAAGGTCACCACACCATGGAAGGATTACTCACCGTCGTTCCCGAAGAAGAGTTCGACCTGACCGAGCTGTCGGTCGATGCTCCGCGTGAGGTCGAGGCAGGCAACGAGACGACGATCAATGCGACCGTGAGCAACGGCATGCAGGAAGACCTCGAGACGACCGTCGCCCTCGACATCGGCGGCCAGCAGTACGAGGAAGACGTCACGGTTACCGGCGACGGGAGCGAGACCGTCGAATTCCCCGTCGATACGACGGAACTCGGGACGGGAGACCACGACTGGACCGTGACCGCCGACGGCTACGAGGACAGCGGCTCCCTCTCGGTCGTCGAGCCGACGGACGACAGTGACGGCGGCTCCGACGGGGGTGAGGGCGATGCGTAA
- a CDS encoding DUF7559 family protein, translated as MPPTEEIVCTAEDCFLDIFENHYTYDVPDEFGISELSCPVCGGTDCLERVEL; from the coding sequence ATGCCTCCGACAGAGGAAATCGTGTGTACTGCCGAGGATTGCTTTCTCGACATCTTCGAGAACCACTACACGTACGACGTTCCCGACGAGTTCGGCATCTCGGAGCTGTCGTGTCCGGTCTGTGGAGGGACCGACTGTCTCGAGCGGGTCGAACTCTGA
- a CDS encoding NAD(P)/FAD-dependent oxidoreductase has translation MSGPDEPESAVGADAFTRAGAGLEVAVVGAGAIGATAAYDLSRGGADVTLYDRDDVASDASGRAAGICYDAFADGLDAEIASDAIERFRALSGDDTFPFVECPYVWLARDGDADGADAIRQQVRRMQDHEIVAFEMDGETLADRFSSLRTDDVDVAGIAGAAGYTDPAQYTACLAAAATGAGATLETDTPVEVRTDPARVIHPDGTTREVDAVLVAAGARTGDLLDDAGIPLAVKPYRVQALVAAGDLAEPMCYDATGDFYLRPHAGGILAGDGVEHREADPDTYDRAADPTFADDLLERVTHRVPALERTDDDGLERAWAGLCTATPDRDPLVGRVADGLYVATGFQGHGFMRAPAIGERIAEEILGGSGIDAFDPLRFDGDEAFEIVEGMALDRE, from the coding sequence ATGAGCGGACCCGACGAGCCGGAGTCGGCCGTCGGTGCGGACGCGTTCACTCGAGCGGGAGCCGGCCTCGAGGTGGCGGTCGTCGGTGCGGGTGCCATCGGCGCGACCGCAGCCTACGACCTCTCGCGCGGGGGTGCGGACGTAACTCTGTACGATCGTGACGACGTCGCGAGCGATGCGAGCGGGCGGGCGGCCGGCATCTGCTACGACGCCTTCGCGGACGGGCTCGACGCCGAGATCGCCAGCGACGCGATCGAGCGATTCCGCGCGCTCTCCGGGGACGACACGTTCCCCTTCGTCGAGTGTCCCTACGTCTGGCTCGCTCGTGACGGTGACGCCGACGGGGCCGACGCCATTCGCCAGCAGGTACGTCGCATGCAAGACCACGAGATCGTCGCCTTCGAAATGGACGGCGAGACGCTCGCGGACCGCTTTTCGTCCCTGCGAACGGACGACGTCGACGTCGCGGGGATCGCCGGCGCGGCGGGTTACACCGATCCGGCTCAGTACACGGCCTGTCTCGCGGCCGCGGCCACCGGTGCCGGCGCGACACTCGAGACCGACACGCCGGTCGAGGTACGGACGGACCCCGCGCGGGTGATCCATCCGGATGGGACGACACGGGAGGTCGATGCAGTGCTGGTGGCTGCCGGCGCTCGAACCGGGGACCTGCTCGACGATGCGGGTATCCCCCTCGCCGTGAAACCCTACCGGGTGCAGGCGCTCGTCGCTGCCGGCGATCTCGCGGAACCGATGTGTTACGACGCGACCGGCGACTTCTACCTGCGGCCCCACGCCGGCGGGATTCTCGCCGGCGACGGCGTCGAACACCGCGAGGCCGATCCCGATACCTACGACCGGGCGGCGGATCCGACCTTCGCCGACGATCTCCTCGAACGGGTCACACACCGAGTGCCGGCGCTCGAGCGGACGGACGACGATGGCCTCGAGCGGGCGTGGGCCGGCCTCTGTACGGCGACGCCGGACCGCGATCCGCTGGTCGGACGGGTCGCCGATGGGCTGTACGTCGCGACCGGGTTCCAGGGGCACGGCTTCATGCGTGCGCCGGCGATCGGCGAGCGGATCGCGGAAGAAATACTCGGTGGGTCGGGGATCGACGCCTTCGATCCGTTGCGGTTCGACGGCGACGAGGCCTTCGAGATCGTCGAGGGGATGGCCCTCGACCGGGAGTGA
- a CDS encoding CbaC protein, translated as MRISKGALLVVIAVLIPFVVEFRTALSWFGIELSVLESLVLGGAAVLAIVLWAVWPPNGSAGPSGSS; from the coding sequence ATGCGCATCTCGAAGGGGGCGCTGCTGGTCGTCATCGCCGTCCTCATCCCGTTCGTAGTCGAGTTCCGGACGGCGCTCTCGTGGTTCGGGATCGAGCTCTCGGTCCTCGAGTCGCTCGTCCTCGGTGGCGCAGCCGTCCTCGCGATCGTACTCTGGGCGGTGTGGCCGCCCAACGGAAGCGCCGGGCCCTCAGGCTCGAGCTAA
- a CDS encoding DUF7091 family protein, whose amino-acid sequence MADRRRLERFLRSTLQEAGEQFEELRRSTDEQLEEARDSYAVAKNARGLPADDAGRAKIVCRRYAEQRAAKLDEEYRPACYEEGHPDCEGCAEDVRNGRIETW is encoded by the coding sequence ATGGCGGATCGGCGTCGACTCGAGCGGTTCCTCCGCTCGACGCTGCAGGAGGCGGGCGAGCAGTTCGAGGAGCTCCGCAGGTCGACCGACGAGCAACTCGAGGAGGCACGGGATTCCTACGCGGTCGCGAAGAACGCCCGCGGATTGCCGGCCGACGATGCGGGGCGGGCGAAGATCGTCTGCCGGCGCTACGCCGAACAACGGGCGGCGAAGCTCGACGAGGAGTACCGGCCGGCCTGCTACGAGGAGGGCCACCCCGACTGCGAAGGCTGTGCCGAGGACGTCCGTAACGGACGGATCGAGACCTGGTAG
- a CDS encoding cytochrome-ba3 oxidase subunit, translating to MTLENVTPRHAAAAGLLAFVPVLVYGITHSPLAGIVSGVNLLIIFGSLYIATTPVDGGHGHGHPGDGTAS from the coding sequence ATGACTCTCGAGAACGTCACGCCGCGACACGCCGCGGCCGCCGGATTGCTCGCGTTCGTTCCGGTACTCGTCTACGGGATCACCCACTCGCCACTCGCCGGCATCGTCAGTGGGGTCAATCTCCTCATCATCTTTGGTTCGCTGTACATCGCGACGACGCCGGTCGATGGCGGGCACGGACACGGCCATCCCGGTGACGGCACCGCGAGCTGA
- a CDS encoding mannose-1-phosphate guanylyltransferase — translation MDRPVIACVLAGGTGSRLYPASRSDRPKQFHSFGGERSLLSQTMDRTAFADERVVLTRESFADEIHDHAPEAGVLIEPDGKDTGPALVYAAWRLRDRFDREPVLICLPSDHHVTDEAAFAAVLERAAEIAVETDGLVTLGVEPTRPATGYGYIVPTRSDIDEDGHAAVERFTEKPDREEATRLVDAGAYWNAGIFAWTPSALLRDARESPLAPLVDALEDGDPDGGFDAVDAISIDYAIMERATDVSVTPLSVGWDDLGTWDAVGRVLETTRDDTANDLVAGDVLSIDAANNVVAAPDSHVSVLEVDDLIVAAFDDRILVAPRDASQRVRDVVTRLRERDAF, via the coding sequence ATGGATCGGCCAGTCATCGCCTGCGTCCTCGCCGGCGGCACGGGGAGTCGGCTCTATCCCGCGAGCCGGAGCGATCGGCCGAAACAGTTCCACTCCTTTGGCGGCGAACGCTCCTTGCTCTCGCAGACGATGGATCGAACGGCCTTCGCCGACGAACGAGTCGTCCTGACTCGCGAATCCTTCGCCGACGAGATCCACGACCACGCGCCCGAGGCGGGCGTGCTGATCGAACCGGACGGGAAAGACACCGGCCCTGCCTTGGTCTACGCCGCGTGGCGGCTGCGCGATCGGTTCGATCGGGAGCCGGTCCTGATCTGTCTCCCCAGCGACCACCACGTCACCGACGAGGCGGCGTTCGCCGCCGTCCTCGAGCGCGCCGCCGAGATCGCCGTCGAAACGGACGGCCTCGTCACGCTGGGCGTCGAGCCGACCCGGCCGGCGACGGGCTACGGCTACATCGTCCCGACGCGGAGCGACATCGACGAGGACGGCCACGCTGCGGTCGAACGATTCACGGAAAAACCCGACCGCGAGGAGGCGACGCGCCTCGTCGACGCCGGTGCATACTGGAACGCCGGAATTTTCGCCTGGACGCCGAGCGCACTCCTGCGGGACGCGCGTGAGTCTCCGCTCGCACCGCTGGTCGACGCGCTCGAGGACGGCGATCCCGACGGTGGGTTCGACGCGGTCGACGCCATCAGCATCGATTACGCGATCATGGAGCGTGCGACCGACGTCTCCGTGACGCCGCTGTCGGTCGGCTGGGACGATCTCGGGACGTGGGACGCCGTCGGACGGGTACTCGAGACCACGCGCGACGACACGGCGAACGACCTCGTCGCGGGAGACGTCCTCTCGATCGACGCCGCGAACAACGTCGTCGCCGCACCCGACTCGCACGTGTCCGTACTCGAGGTCGACGACCTGATCGTCGCCGCGTTCGACGACCGGATCCTCGTCGCCCCGCGGGACGCCTCACAGCGAGTTCGCGACGTGGTGACTCGACTCCGCGAACGTGACGCCTTTTGA
- a CDS encoding Hsp20/alpha crystallin family protein: protein MSLKKFGRSVGNALYRQIGRTNSRLQNHRSLPVDVLEDETSYHVVFDAPGAEPDDVQVRYLEGNVKVRIDRFRQFHEGYEMRFPGRGMGLSGEAELPADAVVDPNAGTARLSETGTLSVEIPKGSSIDDGGADTADGLEEADESDAEPKPDTDTEPVAIDD from the coding sequence GTGAGCCTCAAGAAGTTCGGTCGATCGGTCGGGAACGCACTCTATCGACAGATCGGCCGCACGAACAGTCGCCTCCAGAACCACAGATCACTCCCAGTCGACGTTCTCGAGGACGAGACCTCGTATCACGTCGTCTTCGACGCACCCGGTGCCGAGCCGGACGACGTTCAGGTCCGGTACCTTGAGGGCAACGTCAAGGTTCGAATCGACCGGTTCCGACAGTTCCACGAGGGATACGAGATGCGCTTCCCCGGTCGCGGGATGGGACTGTCCGGCGAAGCCGAGCTACCGGCCGATGCGGTCGTCGACCCGAACGCCGGAACGGCGCGGCTCAGCGAAACCGGCACGCTGAGCGTCGAAATTCCGAAAGGCTCGTCGATCGACGACGGCGGAGCCGACACGGCGGACGGGCTCGAGGAGGCCGACGAATCCGACGCCGAACCGAAACCCGACACGGATACGGAACCGGTCGCGATCGACGACTGA